One region of Natronobacterium texcoconense genomic DNA includes:
- a CDS encoding ABC transporter ATP-binding protein, translating to MTARDYPAIATDGLTKRYGETTAVADLDLEVDRGTVYGFLGPNGAGKTTTMRILTTLTRPTDGTAHVAGHPITDREAVTPHIGYLPEEPPIYDELSGREQLEYVAGLRNLPEDDTSERIESLLERFGLRDDADKRIEEYSKGMRQKVGVIQAVLHEPAVAFLDEPTSGLDPRAARTMRNTIAELADREMTIFLSTHILPVVDELADVIGVLHDGRLVAEGDPETLKSRAETGKARSLEDAFLEVTRESPGTEDVAAGAPPE from the coding sequence ATGACCGCCCGCGACTACCCCGCGATAGCGACGGACGGACTGACGAAACGGTACGGCGAGACGACCGCCGTCGCCGACCTCGACCTCGAGGTCGACCGGGGTACCGTCTACGGCTTTCTCGGACCCAACGGCGCGGGGAAGACGACGACGATGCGGATATTGACGACGCTGACTCGGCCGACCGACGGGACCGCGCACGTGGCGGGACATCCGATCACCGACCGCGAAGCCGTCACGCCACACATCGGCTACCTGCCCGAGGAGCCGCCGATCTACGACGAACTCAGCGGTCGCGAGCAACTCGAGTACGTCGCTGGCCTCCGAAACCTCCCCGAAGACGACACGAGCGAACGTATCGAGTCGCTGCTCGAGCGATTCGGCCTTCGCGACGACGCCGACAAGCGCATCGAGGAGTACTCGAAAGGGATGCGCCAGAAGGTCGGCGTCATCCAGGCCGTCCTCCACGAACCCGCAGTCGCTTTCCTTGACGAACCCACGAGCGGACTCGATCCCCGCGCCGCCCGGACGATGCGGAACACCATCGCCGAACTCGCTGACCGGGAGATGACGATCTTCCTCTCGACGCACATCCTCCCCGTCGTCGACGAACTGGCGGACGTCATCGGCGTCCTCCACGACGGCCGACTCGTCGCGGAGGGCGACCCCGAGACGCTGAAATCCCGCGCCGAGACCGGTAAAGCGCGGAGTCTCGAGGACGCCTTCCTCGAGGTAACCCGCGAGTCGCCCGGAACCGAGGACGTGGCGGCCGGAGCGCCCCCAGAGTGA
- a CDS encoding DUF7519 family protein, whose translation MTSLPSSPGSGSPTAASGYLSLATAVTGCFAGLTGSFQIAPLLVLTAGLALFVGGTALRRRGVRVSGRILAGIGLAVVVTACVGAFVLAPSPLGLVPILLCSVGLVSVAFALFPTYVRWLRGLMLTGMTLVFLGIVANTVIANPPLWRSICAVSLLLVAWDTAERGISLGEQIDNHTETAELEFANAATTGLVAGFAVFLTLAVASLPARTSSVLGIGLLLTAVAVFGLTFFRFPSER comes from the coding sequence GTGACGTCGCTTCCGAGCAGTCCCGGGAGCGGCTCTCCGACGGCGGCGAGCGGGTATCTCTCGCTCGCCACTGCCGTCACAGGGTGCTTCGCCGGTCTCACGGGGTCGTTCCAGATTGCCCCACTGCTCGTTCTTACGGCGGGACTCGCGCTCTTCGTCGGCGGTACGGCGCTTCGACGCCGCGGCGTCCGGGTCAGCGGACGGATACTCGCGGGAATCGGACTCGCAGTCGTCGTCACCGCGTGTGTCGGCGCGTTCGTCCTTGCTCCGTCACCACTGGGACTCGTTCCGATCCTGCTCTGTAGCGTTGGTCTCGTCTCCGTGGCGTTTGCCCTCTTCCCGACGTACGTTCGGTGGCTCCGCGGACTCATGCTCACGGGGATGACACTAGTGTTCCTGGGGATCGTCGCGAACACGGTGATCGCGAACCCGCCACTCTGGCGGTCAATCTGTGCCGTCTCACTGTTACTCGTCGCCTGGGATACCGCCGAGCGCGGGATTTCGCTCGGCGAGCAGATCGACAACCACACTGAAACAGCCGAACTCGAGTTTGCAAACGCTGCGACGACGGGACTCGTCGCCGGGTTCGCCGTTTTTCTGACGCTTGCCGTCGCGTCTCTTCCGGCGAGAACTTCGTCGGTCCTCGGAATCGGATTACTGTTGACCGCCGTTGCCGTCTTCGGACTCACGTTCTTCCGGTTTCCGTCGGAGCGGTAG
- a CDS encoding DUF4129 domain-containing protein yields the protein MRFERTVVAGSALLAAVALGLSATALETASISSSPAPGLEGEHGDGSGLSLLAALMVVLDAVLGVFGIDLEPATPASAPGSALEVFVAVVNAAYLVALLGLVVLLVVAAGVFSRRRLQSLTLMSANAVVNPRWWVREPTGSETASDPWPPETAPDDVGREWLEMIEGIDASRPRSRTPAEWATAAVDDGYNESYVETVTRRFRETRYGPDRQESPSRNRAETDADESRED from the coding sequence ATGCGGTTCGAACGAACCGTCGTCGCTGGATCGGCGCTTCTCGCCGCCGTCGCGCTTGGCCTCTCGGCGACGGCACTCGAGACGGCGTCGATATCGTCGTCCCCGGCACCGGGCCTGGAGGGAGAACACGGCGACGGGTCGGGACTATCACTCCTCGCCGCGTTGATGGTCGTTCTCGACGCAGTGCTTGGCGTGTTCGGGATCGACCTCGAGCCAGCTACGCCCGCTTCCGCACCCGGATCGGCTCTCGAAGTGTTTGTCGCCGTCGTAAACGCCGCGTATCTCGTCGCTCTTCTCGGTCTCGTCGTCCTTCTCGTGGTTGCCGCTGGCGTGTTCTCTCGACGCCGACTCCAGTCGTTGACGCTCATGTCTGCGAACGCCGTAGTGAATCCCCGGTGGTGGGTTCGAGAACCGACGGGAAGCGAGACGGCGTCCGATCCCTGGCCCCCCGAAACCGCGCCGGACGACGTCGGTCGGGAGTGGCTCGAGATGATCGAGGGGATCGACGCGAGCCGTCCCCGATCTCGGACGCCAGCGGAGTGGGCGACCGCAGCCGTCGACGACGGATACAACGAGTCGTACGTCGAGACCGTCACGCGGCGGTTCAGGGAAACACGGTACGGACCGGACCGCCAGGAATCGCCGTCTCGAAATCGAGCCGAAACTGACGCGGACGAATCCCGTGAGGACTGA
- a CDS encoding DUF58 domain-containing protein, with protein sequence MTLRRTVRWNVPLVAGLFAAGVGVFFEEPTTLLLAVPAFVFAAYGHLAPKSGTTLEIERTVSADHPAHGETVEVTTTVRNAGRRPVFDLRVVDGVPRLLSVEDGSARHTAVLGPDEETTFSYTVVATHGVHRFEPASVLVRDLAGGTEVADSLETETVLACQPTVRTLPTDRAMRRRHGSSTPIETDDGLEFAAVREYRRGDPVNRIDWNRYARSGTLSTVRFRDERSRSIVLCLDARTQSYHAAGSDEPHAVACEVAAARAVIDAIEKRDEPIGAAVLGPKFEWIPPGSAHHVATVRRALELETDGIVPVDPPSSNRRSEAAPFDEQVRTVGGRLARKADVVLFSPLLDDDPIDATRTLESAGCSVAVLSPDVTTDRSLGTELARLQRDNRIGSLRRSGTDVIDWRPDRSLEMAIQRGIRP encoded by the coding sequence GTGACGCTACGACGCACCGTTCGGTGGAACGTCCCTCTCGTTGCCGGGTTGTTCGCGGCCGGTGTGGGCGTCTTCTTCGAGGAACCGACGACGCTCCTGTTGGCAGTTCCCGCGTTCGTGTTCGCGGCGTACGGTCACCTCGCGCCGAAGTCCGGAACGACCCTCGAGATCGAGCGAACGGTCTCCGCGGACCACCCCGCACACGGAGAGACGGTCGAGGTCACGACAACGGTTCGAAACGCCGGTCGACGGCCGGTTTTCGATCTTCGCGTCGTGGATGGCGTTCCCCGACTGCTCTCCGTGGAAGACGGATCCGCTCGACACACGGCGGTACTCGGCCCCGACGAGGAGACGACGTTCTCGTACACCGTGGTCGCGACCCACGGCGTTCACCGGTTCGAACCGGCGTCCGTTCTCGTTCGAGACCTCGCCGGCGGGACCGAGGTTGCAGATTCCCTCGAGACCGAGACGGTGCTGGCGTGCCAGCCGACCGTCCGGACGCTTCCGACCGACCGGGCGATGCGGCGTCGACACGGATCGAGTACCCCCATCGAGACCGACGATGGCCTCGAGTTTGCCGCGGTGCGGGAGTATCGACGAGGTGATCCGGTCAACCGGATCGACTGGAACCGGTACGCCCGATCCGGAACCCTCTCGACGGTGCGGTTCCGCGACGAACGATCGCGCTCGATCGTCCTCTGTCTGGACGCGCGAACGCAGTCCTACCACGCAGCCGGTTCCGACGAACCACACGCGGTGGCCTGCGAGGTCGCGGCCGCCCGTGCGGTGATCGACGCGATCGAAAAACGGGACGAACCGATCGGTGCGGCGGTCCTGGGGCCGAAATTCGAGTGGATTCCACCAGGCAGCGCACACCACGTCGCGACTGTTCGACGCGCGCTCGAACTCGAGACCGATGGGATCGTCCCGGTCGATCCACCGTCGTCGAATCGTCGGTCGGAAGCCGCCCCGTTCGACGAGCAGGTTCGAACGGTCGGGGGACGGCTCGCACGCAAGGCCGACGTCGTCCTCTTCTCCCCGCTCCTTGACGACGATCCGATCGACGCGACGCGAACGCTCGAGTCGGCGGGGTGTTCGGTGGCGGTGCTATCGCCCGACGTAACGACGGACCGGTCGCTCGGAACCGAACTGGCACGCCTTCAGCGCGACAATCGGATCGGCTCGCTCCGCAGATCCGGAACTGACGTGATCGACTGGCGGCCTGACCGCTCGCTCGAGATGGCGATCCAACGGGGGATCCGACCGTGA
- the folP gene encoding dihydropteroate synthase: MEYHEAADFCFGLRRFRPKPGTESTARLLAHLENPHEGVDFVQIAGSNGKGSTARMLERTLREAGLSVGLYTSPHLEDLRERIRVDGRKIPRSAVTEYVEAVRGYVTERAADGESPTFFETMTGMALWHFGREEVDVAVLEVGIGGRLDATSVVDPVASTVTSVTLEHTGIIGETETEIAEDKAHVAPEDAPLVTGVMGEPLESIRSVAGDVVTVGHEGADPTSDVTVSYDGRQNHTEAAISIDAGEWGLETRIPLLGTHQAENAGIAAVLARQIADVSEVDIARGLRSAHWPGRFEVMETDPLVVLDGAHNPGACETVAETLASYDYDDLHLVVGAMHDKDHREMATALPTPTTVVTAEPSLDRAEDRDVLARVFDEAGADEVRTAPSVQDALTVAIERAEDDDCVLVAGSLFAVAEARSRWTTAGVPKRIRNLEDARETLEKANVPEPAVDRTQESAVHRVLKTNLQYQQAHELKDELLRLGGDCVLSGHGTDGERVDAVLMGTLETFEDLIDALETDGGVGSTDVARELRTALELESSRDSSETDDARWPWEDRTAVMGILNVTPDSFHDGGEYDAVDDAVSRAEAMVEAGVDVLDVGGESTRPGADPVPIEEEIDRVVPVVERISDVDAHVSVDTRKAAVADAALEAGADIVNDVSGLEDPEMRFVAADHDAGLVVMHSIDAPVVPDRDVTYDDVVEDVIDQLSERILLAEKAGLDRDQIIVDPGLGFGKSSGESFELLGRADEFRALGCPVLIGHSHKSMFGHVDREAGERLAATVAATAIATDRGADVIRVHDGSENVAAVRTALAAQDPAQFEW, encoded by the coding sequence ATGGAGTATCACGAGGCGGCGGACTTTTGCTTCGGTCTGCGGCGGTTCCGTCCGAAACCGGGGACGGAGTCGACCGCACGGTTGCTCGCCCACCTCGAGAACCCACACGAGGGCGTCGATTTCGTCCAGATCGCCGGCTCGAACGGCAAGGGGAGCACGGCTCGCATGCTCGAGCGGACGCTTCGGGAAGCCGGCCTCTCGGTGGGACTGTACACCTCGCCACACCTCGAGGACCTGCGGGAACGGATCCGCGTCGACGGGCGCAAGATCCCTCGATCGGCCGTCACCGAGTACGTCGAGGCTGTACGCGGCTACGTGACGGAACGCGCCGCGGACGGCGAGTCGCCGACCTTCTTCGAGACGATGACGGGGATGGCGCTGTGGCACTTCGGCCGGGAAGAGGTCGACGTCGCCGTCTTAGAGGTCGGTATCGGCGGCCGACTCGACGCCACGAGCGTCGTCGATCCGGTCGCCAGCACAGTGACCAGTGTCACCCTGGAGCATACGGGTATCATCGGCGAAACCGAGACCGAGATCGCCGAAGACAAGGCCCACGTCGCACCCGAGGACGCGCCGCTGGTGACCGGCGTCATGGGCGAGCCACTCGAGTCGATCCGCTCGGTTGCTGGTGACGTGGTGACGGTCGGGCACGAGGGAGCTGATCCGACCTCCGACGTGACCGTCTCCTACGACGGTCGGCAGAACCACACCGAGGCCGCGATCTCGATCGACGCCGGGGAGTGGGGCCTCGAGACGCGAATTCCGTTGCTCGGCACCCATCAGGCCGAGAACGCAGGGATCGCCGCCGTACTCGCCCGCCAGATCGCCGACGTCTCGGAAGTGGACATCGCCCGTGGGCTGCGAAGCGCCCACTGGCCCGGCCGGTTCGAGGTGATGGAGACCGATCCGCTGGTCGTCCTCGACGGCGCACACAATCCCGGTGCTTGCGAAACCGTCGCCGAGACGCTCGCGAGCTACGACTACGACGACCTGCACCTCGTCGTCGGCGCGATGCACGACAAGGACCACCGCGAGATGGCCACAGCGCTGCCGACGCCGACGACGGTCGTCACGGCCGAACCCTCTCTCGACCGCGCCGAGGATCGGGACGTCCTCGCTCGCGTCTTCGACGAGGCCGGCGCGGACGAGGTCCGGACGGCACCGTCGGTCCAGGACGCGCTGACGGTCGCGATCGAGCGAGCCGAAGACGACGACTGCGTGCTCGTCGCCGGTTCGCTGTTCGCCGTCGCCGAGGCCCGCTCTCGATGGACGACTGCAGGCGTCCCGAAACGGATTCGGAACCTCGAGGACGCCCGCGAGACCCTCGAGAAGGCGAACGTCCCCGAACCCGCGGTCGACCGGACACAAGAGAGCGCGGTCCACCGGGTCCTGAAGACGAACCTGCAGTACCAGCAGGCCCACGAACTGAAAGACGAACTGCTCCGACTCGGTGGCGACTGCGTCCTCTCAGGTCACGGCACCGACGGTGAACGAGTCGACGCCGTCCTGATGGGGACGCTCGAGACGTTCGAGGACCTGATCGACGCACTCGAGACCGACGGCGGCGTCGGCTCGACCGACGTCGCTCGAGAACTGCGAACGGCGCTCGAACTCGAGTCGAGTCGGGACTCGAGCGAGACCGACGACGCCCGCTGGCCCTGGGAGGACCGTACTGCAGTGATGGGTATCCTGAACGTCACGCCCGATAGTTTCCACGACGGCGGCGAATACGACGCCGTCGACGACGCAGTTTCCCGCGCCGAGGCGATGGTCGAGGCCGGCGTCGACGTCCTCGACGTCGGCGGCGAATCCACCCGACCGGGCGCGGACCCAGTTCCGATCGAGGAGGAGATCGACCGCGTCGTCCCCGTCGTCGAACGGATTTCCGACGTCGACGCCCACGTCTCCGTCGACACGCGCAAAGCGGCCGTCGCGGACGCCGCTCTCGAGGCCGGCGCGGACATCGTCAACGACGTCTCGGGGCTCGAGGATCCCGAGATGCGGTTCGTCGCGGCCGACCACGACGCCGGCCTCGTCGTGATGCACAGCATCGACGCGCCGGTCGTTCCCGATCGCGACGTCACCTACGACGACGTCGTCGAGGACGTCATCGACCAGCTTTCAGAACGGATCCTGCTCGCGGAGAAGGCGGGACTCGACCGCGACCAGATTATCGTCGACCCGGGACTCGGGTTCGGCAAATCGTCGGGCGAGAGCTTCGAGTTGCTCGGCCGGGCCGACGAGTTCCGCGCACTCGGCTGTCCCGTCCTGATCGGCCACTCCCACAAGTCGATGTTCGGTCACGTCGACCGCGAGGCCGGCGAGCGACTCGCGGCGACCGTCGCAGCGACGGCGATCGCGACCGACCGCGGTGCCGACGTGATCCGGGTTCACGACGGTTCCGAGAACGTCGCCGCGGTCCGGACGGCGCTGGCTGCGCAGGATCCGGCACAGTTCGAGTGGTAG
- a CDS encoding M48 family metalloprotease, whose amino-acid sequence MSSSSIGLQGRMIAALVGLVVVTIGFLVGVWAVFYVLLASFGAQFPSQVAFAITTVTLLSIGYLEYMHLETIERLADAHPVDEEEAPELYQLTTRVAAQLDVPMPTIAVSGRDAPEALAVGFRPENVHLVLSTGTIRTLEDDELEAVIAHELAHVKNRDAMVVTAVSLPVVLADGLRSRLAEIENPGWGIIVLVPLALLSNVFWIVGRAITARLSRVRERAADRAAAKATGSPAVLASALGRLDQEITDTPNRDLREASGVSSLSILPLEPRELEKVMLGPDGDREPSYWWLRKRLHRIGRWLFTTHPPTEDRIDSLRELERDRET is encoded by the coding sequence ATGTCCTCCAGTTCGATCGGGCTCCAGGGACGAATGATCGCCGCCCTCGTCGGCCTCGTGGTAGTGACGATCGGGTTCCTCGTCGGCGTCTGGGCCGTCTTCTACGTCCTCCTCGCCTCGTTCGGCGCACAGTTCCCGTCCCAGGTCGCGTTCGCAATTACGACCGTGACGCTGCTTTCGATCGGCTATCTCGAGTATATGCATCTCGAGACGATCGAGCGACTCGCGGACGCCCATCCGGTGGACGAAGAGGAGGCACCGGAGCTGTACCAGCTGACGACGCGGGTCGCCGCCCAGCTCGACGTTCCGATGCCGACGATCGCCGTCTCTGGACGGGACGCACCCGAGGCACTCGCCGTCGGCTTCCGGCCGGAGAACGTCCACCTGGTGCTCTCGACCGGAACGATACGAACGCTCGAGGACGACGAACTCGAGGCCGTGATCGCACACGAACTCGCACACGTCAAGAATCGGGACGCGATGGTCGTCACGGCCGTCTCGCTCCCCGTCGTACTCGCCGACGGGCTCCGCTCGCGGCTCGCGGAGATCGAAAACCCAGGCTGGGGCATAATCGTCCTCGTCCCGCTTGCGCTCCTCTCGAACGTCTTCTGGATCGTCGGACGAGCGATCACGGCTCGCCTCTCGAGAGTCCGCGAGCGAGCAGCGGATCGCGCCGCGGCGAAAGCGACGGGCTCGCCGGCCGTCCTCGCCAGCGCACTCGGGCGACTCGACCAGGAGATCACCGACACGCCGAACCGCGACCTCCGCGAGGCGTCGGGAGTCTCGTCGCTGTCGATCCTCCCGCTCGAGCCACGGGAACTCGAGAAGGTCATGCTCGGGCCGGACGGCGACAGAGAGCCATCCTACTGGTGGCTCCGGAAACGACTCCACCGGATCGGCCGCTGGCTGTTCACGACGCATCCGCCGACGGAAGACCGAATCGACTCGTTGCGAGAACTCGAGCGCGACCGGGAGACGTGA
- a CDS encoding DUF7269 family protein, with protein MRSIAIVRTTLVAGGLLSFAAGLALVVSSTAAAAIQWPWTGEHFLAATFTLFFLLAFSLVPLGVWSLQDPSETEPTVPEQVPTTPVPGRDVERIVDRRWPVSLPQSRRRRLREQLRETIVRTLVHRSDCDQATAEAMLENGTWTNDPIAAKFVRADPDREGTRLELAIDRLRFTRRLRRTVQAVLVLAEQEVNDR; from the coding sequence ATGCGGTCGATTGCTATCGTTCGAACGACGCTCGTTGCGGGAGGACTCCTGTCGTTCGCCGCAGGGCTCGCTCTCGTAGTGAGCTCGACCGCGGCTGCGGCGATTCAGTGGCCGTGGACTGGCGAGCACTTCCTTGCCGCGACCTTCACGCTGTTTTTCCTGCTTGCGTTTTCACTGGTTCCGCTCGGTGTCTGGTCCCTGCAGGACCCGTCGGAGACCGAACCGACCGTCCCCGAACAGGTTCCGACGACACCGGTTCCGGGACGCGATGTCGAACGAATCGTCGATCGTCGCTGGCCGGTGTCGCTGCCGCAAAGCCGTCGCCGTCGACTTCGAGAGCAACTGCGCGAAACCATCGTTCGAACGCTCGTCCACAGGTCCGACTGTGACCAGGCAACAGCCGAAGCAATGCTCGAGAACGGAACGTGGACGAACGATCCGATCGCAGCCAAGTTCGTCCGAGCCGATCCGGATCGGGAGGGAACCCGTCTCGAGTTGGCGATCGATCGGCTTCGGTTCACTCGACGGCTGCGACGAACGGTGCAGGCGGTACTGGTGCTTGCCGAACAGGAGGTGAACGATCGGTGA
- the carB gene encoding carbamoyl-phosphate synthase large subunit has protein sequence MSTETDDAAGDGRKILLIGSGPIQIGQAAEFDYSGAQACRALQEEGAEVVLVNSNPATIMTDPEMADEVYIEPITTDAIAEIIRKENPDGVIAGLGGQTGLNVTAELAEEGVLDEYDVEIMGTPLDTIYATEDRDLFRQRMEKIGQPVPGSTTISLEEGESVSELTEEDLRERVEEAVEEVGGLPVIARTTYTLGGSGSGVVHDFDELLQRVRKGLRLSRNSEVLITESIAGWVEYEYEVMRDADDSCIIICNMENIDPMGIHTGESTVVTPSQIVPDEGHQEMRTAALDVIRELGIQGGCNIQFAWHDDGTPGGEYRVVEVNPRVSRSSALASKATGYPIARVTAKVALGKRLHEIENEITGETTAAFEPAIDYVVTKVPRWPKDKFDDVDFELTTAMKSTGEAMAIGRTFEESLLKALRSSEYEPDVDWDDVSDEELEERYLERPSPDRPYAMFEAFERGYTVDEVVELTGIFEWYTERYKLIAESTRAAQEGDFAEAAIAGHTNATIAATAGADVGTVEQEVPDRTYKQVDTCAGEFEAETPYYYSARKNEFESDPLDDDGVAGELEVDPDLESVIVVGGGPIRIGQGVEFDYCSVHAVRALRDLGIDAHVVNNNPETVSTDYDTSDGLFFEPITAEEVADVAEATGADGVMVQFGGQTSVNVGEPLEEELARRGLDCEVMGTSVEAMDLAEDRDRFNALMDELEIAQPDGGTAFSKEEALELAHDIGYPVLVRPSYVLGGRAMDVVYDDEELETYIEEAVRVSPDKPILVDDFLEDAIELDVDAVADGRDVLIGGIMEHVETAGVHSGDSACMIPPRSLDEDTLERVREVTEDIAEALKTKGLLNVQLAVRDGEVYVLEANPRSSRTVPFVSKATGVPIAKLAAKVMAGETLSSLEAEEQIPEHTSIKEVVLPFDRLPGSDPRLGPEMKSTGEVMGTASDFGTAYWKAQQAAHNAVDEGTAVVDLDVDGFDEHFDVADFDDVPQAIREGEVDFVVSRDRDSLEMAVEEEIPYLSTEASAEAYVEALESFDGDLEVDTVSDRPKHVAKWGLEE, from the coding sequence ATGAGCACGGAGACCGACGACGCTGCAGGGGACGGACGCAAGATCCTGCTTATCGGCAGCGGACCGATTCAGATCGGACAGGCTGCCGAATTCGACTACTCGGGTGCACAGGCGTGTCGCGCGCTCCAGGAGGAGGGCGCGGAGGTCGTCCTCGTCAACTCCAATCCGGCGACGATCATGACGGATCCGGAGATGGCAGACGAAGTCTACATCGAACCCATCACGACCGACGCCATCGCCGAGATCATCCGGAAGGAGAACCCCGACGGCGTCATCGCCGGTCTGGGCGGCCAGACGGGATTGAACGTCACGGCGGAACTCGCCGAGGAGGGCGTTCTCGACGAGTACGACGTCGAGATCATGGGGACGCCGCTCGATACGATCTACGCGACCGAGGACCGCGACCTCTTCCGCCAGCGTATGGAGAAGATCGGCCAGCCGGTTCCGGGATCGACGACCATCTCGCTCGAGGAGGGCGAGTCGGTCTCCGAACTGACCGAAGAGGACCTCAGAGAGCGCGTCGAGGAAGCCGTCGAGGAAGTCGGCGGACTCCCCGTCATCGCCCGCACGACGTACACGCTCGGTGGTTCCGGATCGGGCGTCGTCCACGATTTCGACGAACTCCTCCAGCGCGTCCGGAAGGGCCTGCGTCTCTCTCGTAACAGCGAGGTGCTCATCACCGAGTCTATCGCTGGCTGGGTCGAATACGAGTACGAGGTCATGCGCGACGCCGACGACTCGTGTATCATCATCTGTAACATGGAGAACATCGACCCGATGGGCATCCACACCGGGGAGTCGACGGTCGTCACGCCCTCGCAGATCGTCCCCGACGAGGGCCACCAGGAGATGCGTACGGCAGCGCTCGACGTCATCCGCGAACTCGGCATCCAGGGTGGCTGTAACATCCAGTTCGCCTGGCACGACGACGGCACGCCGGGCGGCGAGTACCGCGTCGTCGAGGTCAACCCCCGCGTCTCCCGCTCCTCCGCGCTCGCCTCGAAAGCGACCGGCTACCCGATCGCTCGCGTGACCGCGAAAGTCGCGCTCGGCAAGCGCCTCCACGAGATCGAAAACGAAATCACGGGCGAGACGACCGCTGCCTTCGAGCCAGCGATCGACTACGTCGTCACGAAGGTTCCGCGCTGGCCCAAGGACAAGTTCGACGACGTCGACTTCGAACTCACCACGGCGATGAAATCGACCGGCGAGGCGATGGCCATCGGCCGCACCTTCGAGGAATCCCTCCTGAAAGCCCTCCGATCGTCGGAGTACGAACCCGACGTCGACTGGGACGACGTGAGCGACGAGGAACTCGAGGAACGCTACCTCGAGCGTCCATCCCCCGACCGTCCGTACGCGATGTTCGAGGCCTTCGAGCGCGGCTACACGGTCGATGAAGTCGTCGAACTCACCGGCATCTTCGAGTGGTATACCGAACGTTACAAGCTCATCGCGGAGTCGACCCGTGCCGCACAGGAAGGCGACTTCGCGGAGGCTGCGATCGCCGGACACACGAACGCGACGATCGCTGCGACCGCGGGAGCCGACGTCGGCACGGTCGAACAGGAGGTTCCCGACCGCACGTACAAGCAGGTCGACACCTGCGCCGGCGAGTTCGAGGCCGAGACGCCGTACTACTACTCGGCGCGCAAGAACGAGTTCGAATCCGATCCGCTCGACGACGACGGCGTCGCGGGCGAACTCGAGGTCGACCCCGATCTCGAGAGCGTCATCGTCGTCGGCGGCGGCCCGATCCGTATCGGACAGGGTGTCGAGTTCGACTACTGTTCGGTCCACGCGGTCCGTGCCCTGCGCGACCTGGGAATCGACGCCCACGTCGTCAACAACAACCCCGAGACGGTCTCGACGGACTACGACACCTCGGACGGCCTGTTCTTCGAGCCGATCACCGCCGAGGAGGTCGCCGACGTCGCCGAAGCTACGGGCGCGGACGGCGTGATGGTCCAGTTCGGCGGCCAGACGTCGGTCAACGTCGGCGAGCCTCTCGAGGAGGAACTCGCCCGGCGCGGCCTCGACTGCGAGGTCATGGGAACGAGCGTCGAGGCGATGGACTTAGCGGAGGACCGCGACCGGTTCAACGCCCTGATGGACGAACTCGAGATCGCACAGCCCGACGGTGGCACCGCCTTCTCGAAGGAGGAGGCGCTGGAACTCGCCCACGACATCGGCTACCCCGTGCTCGTCCGTCCCTCCTACGTGCTCGGCGGCCGCGCGATGGATGTCGTCTACGACGACGAGGAACTCGAGACCTACATCGAGGAAGCCGTCCGCGTCTCCCCGGACAAGCCGATCCTCGTGGACGACTTCCTCGAGGACGCGATCGAACTCGACGTCGACGCCGTCGCCGACGGCCGCGACGTCCTGATCGGTGGCATCATGGAACACGTCGAAACGGCGGGCGTCCACTCCGGCGACTCCGCGTGTATGATCCCGCCGCGCTCGCTCGACGAGGACACCCTAGAGCGCGTCCGCGAGGTCACCGAGGACATCGCCGAGGCGCTGAAGACGAAGGGACTGTTGAACGTCCAGCTTGCCGTCCGTGACGGCGAGGTGTACGTCCTCGAGGCCAACCCGCGTTCCTCGCGTACCGTTCCGTTCGTCTCGAAGGCGACCGGCGTTCCGATCGCCAAACTCGCGGCGAAAGTCATGGCCGGCGAGACCCTGAGCAGTCTCGAGGCCGAGGAACAGATCCCGGAACACACCTCGATCAAGGAGGTCGTCCTGCCGTTCGACCGCCTGCCGGGTTCGGATCCACGTCTCGGCCCCGAGATGAAATCGACGGGCGAAGTGATGGGCACGGCAAGCGACTTCGGGACGGCCTACTGGAAGGCTCAACAGGCCGCCCACAACGCGGTGGACGAGGGTACGGCGGTCGTCGACCTCGACGTCGACGGCTTCGACGAGCACTTCGACGTCGCGGACTTCGACGACGTCCCGCAAGCGATCCGCGAGGGCGAAGTCGACTTCGTCGTCAGCCGCGACCGCGACTCCCTCGAGATGGCCGTCGAAGAGGAGATTCCGTACCTCTCGACGGAAGCGAGCGCGGAAGCATACGTCGAGGCGCTCGAGAGTTTCGATGGTGATCTCGAGGTCGACACCGTCAGCGATCGTCCGAAACACGTCGCGAAGTGGGGGCTCGAGGAGTAG